TCGCGCGCGGCGATCATCGGGACCTTCGCCTCCGGCGCCACCGAGTCGGCGTTGATCCCGGCCTGCTTGACCAGCCCGAGCGCGGCGTGGAAGTTCTCGAAGAACGAACCCGGCCGCAACAACAGCACGCTGGTCTTTTCCAGCGAGCGCAGGCGCAACTCCTGGGCGTGCAGGCTGGCGATGAACCCGGTCCCGGACGGGCGGTCCGCGCCGACGCTGCTCAGCGAGACCACGTACCGCACCCCCGCCCGGCGGACCGCCTCGACGATCGCCTCGCCCTTGCGGTCCTGTTCGGCGTGGTAGTCCTCGACCTCGGGAGCGGTGTGCAGCAGCGTGTACACCGCGTCCGCGCCCCGGAAGGCCTCGGTCAGGAAAGCGGGATCGGCGGCATCGCCGACGGCGAGTTCGGCGCCGGCCGCCTTCAGCGGCGCCAGCTTCTCCGCCGAACGGCCCACGGCCCGCACCGATTCGCCCGCCGCCAGCAGCAGTTCGGCGATCTTGCCGCCGGTGTTCCCGGTCGCGCCCAGCACGGTGATCGTCATGGTGTCCTCCTTGGTGGGTTCCTTGCTGTGCGTCCAACTATGGCCGGGCACGGCTGGACAGACTATGACCGTGCATCGCGGTTTCCTGCTCGTTCGTCCAGCCGCCGTGGACGAACGATCTTCGCGGCACCCATACTCGGGACCCATGAAGACGGGCGACATTCCGGCACCGGCGGATCCACTCGGCGAGGCACTGCACTTCCTGCGGATGAGCGGCGCGTTCTACTGCCGGTCGGAGATGAGCGGGCCGTGGCACGTGGCGATCCCGGCCATCCGCGACTGCGTGTGGTTCCACGTCGTGACCACCGGCGGCTGCACGCTGGAGGTCGAGGGCGCCGAGCCGCGCGCGCTCCGCCCCGGTGATCTCGCGCTGGTGCCACACGGCCGGGGCCACGCCCTCTGGACCGATCGCGGGCTGCCGGCGGCGGCGATCGAGAAGCTGCCGCACGACTACGTCAGCGACCGGTACGCGATCCTGCGCCACGGCGGGGGAGGCGAGCCGGGCGGCATCATCTGCGGCGCGGTGCGCTTCGACCACCCGGCCGCCGCCAAGCTGCTCGAACTGCTGCCGCGGCTGATCTACGTGGCCGCGGCCGACTCGCCGCACGCCGAATGGCTCCAGAGCAGCCTGCGGCTGATGATCGCCGAGGCCGCCCAGCCGCGCCCCGGCGGGGAAACGGTGATCACCCGGCTGTCGGACATCCTGGTCATCCAGGCGATCCGGTCGTGGATGGAGACCGATCCGGTGGCGCGCACCGGCTGGCTCGGTGCACTGCAGGACCGCCAGATCGGGCGGGCGATCTCACTGATCCACCGCGACGCCGCCCGCGACTGGACGGTGGCGTCGCTGGCCGACGAGCTGGCCATGTCGCGCTCGGCGTTCGCCGCGCGCTTCACCGAGCTGGTCGGCGAGCCCGCGATGCACTACGTGACGCGGTGGCGGATGAACGTGGCGCTGACGTCGCTGCGCGAGGAGGGCGCGACCGTGGCCGAGTTGGCGGGCAAGCTCGGATACCAGTCCGAGGCGGCGTTCAGCCGGGCGTTCAAGCGCGTGGTCGGGGTCTCGCCGGGATCGGTGCGCACCCGCGGTGCAAGTAGGACCGAAGCTGACCTACTTGCCTTCTAACTTGGTGTTCGTCACCGAGAACGAGGAGCGCACACCATGACCAGCAACACGACCAGCGAAACGATCGGCAAGACGGCCGCCGTCAACGGGGTTCCCGCCGGGTACACCGCCGTCACCCCGTGGATCATCTCCGCCGACACCGGCAAGCTGATCGAGTTCGCCACCGCCGCGTTCGGTGCCGAGGAGCTGTTCCGCGTCGCGGACGAGCACGGCTTCATCGGGCACGCCGAGTTCAAGATCGGTGACGCCATCGTGATGGCTTTCGACAAGCGCCCCGACTGGCCGGACACGCCCAGCTTCCTGCGCCTGTACGTGCCCGACTGCGATGCCACCCACGAGCGCGCGCTCGCGGCGGGCGGGCGCTCGTACACCCGGCCGACCACCGCGCCCTTCGGCGACCGGGTGTGCCGGGTGCTCGACCCGCTCGGCAACCTCTGGTGGGTGCACACCCGCGTGGAGGACGTGGACGCGGCCGAAATGGAGCGCCGCGCCACCGACCCGGAATGGGTGGCGGCGATGGAATACCTGCAGAGCGCGAATCTCGCCGACCTGCAAAGGTGACCGAACGCGGAAGGTGACTGTCCGCGATCGGTCCTAGCTTCGGCGCCATGACCGACGAAGCCGCGACCGAAACGCGGATCCACCCGTTCCGCATCGACGTCCCGGAGGTCGCGCTGGACGACCTCCGGGCCAGGCTCGCCGCCGCGCACTGGCCCGACCAGTTGCCCGGCGCGGGCTGGACCTACGGCGTGCCGCTGGAGCGGCTGAAGGAACTCGCCGGGTACTGGCGCACCGGGTACGACTGGCGGCGCCACGAGCGGGCGCTGAACCGCTTCCCCCAGTTCACCACCACGATCGATGGCCAGCACGTGCACTTCTTCCACGTCCGTTCCCCCGAACCCGAGGCCGTTCCGCTGCTGCTGACCCACGGCTGGCCCGCCTCGGGCGCCGAGTTCGCCGAGCTGATCGGCCCGCTGACCGATCCCCGCGCGCACGGCGGCGACCCGGCCGACGCCTTCCACGTGGTGGTGCCCTCGATCCCCGGCTACGGCTTCTCCGGGCCCACCACCGAAGCCGGCTGGGGCGTCACCCGGATCGCGCGGGCGTGGGCGGAACTGATGCGGCGGCTCGGCTACCACCGCTACGGCGCCCAGGGCGGCGACTGGGGCGCCCGCGTCTCCCCGGAACTGGCCCGCCTCGACGGCGACCGGATGATCGGACTGCACCTCAACGCCTTCATCGCCTTCCCCGACGACAACCTCGACGGACTCACCGAATCCGAACTGGCCATTGTGGACGCACTGAACAATTGGTCGGGGGAGCGTTCGGGCTACGCGCAAATCCAGGGCACCAGGCCACAAACCCTGGCGTACGGCCTGGTCGACTCACCGACCGGCCTGCTCGCCTGGGACACCGAATGGTTCGACGCCTACGGTGACGACGTCGGCGGCATCGAGGCCGACCGGATCCTCACCACCGTGACGATCACCTGGCTCACCGGCACCGCCGGGTCGTCGGCGCGGCTCTACCGCGAAGGCGCGGCCAACTGGGAACAGGAGATCGCCTTCAGCCCGGTGCCGACCGGGATCGCGGTGTTCCCCGGCGACGCCACCATCCGCAGGTTCGCCGAGCGCGAGCACAAGGTGGTGCACTGGTCGGAATTCGACCGCGGCGGGCATTTCGCCGCGTTGCAGGTGCCGGAGCTGCTCACCGGCGACATCCGGGCGTTCTTCCGCCGCGTGCGCTGACAACCGGGTGCGCTGGGCTACCGGGTGCGCTGGGCTACCGGGTGCGCTGGGCTACCGGGGGCGCTCGAACCAGCGGACCGGCCACTTCACGCCGTAGACCTCGCGTACGGTCGGCATGTCCTCCAGCGGGCGGAAACCGGCTTTCTCGGCGACGCGCTGCGAACCGAGGTTGTCCGCGTGGGTGTAGAGCCGCAGTTCGGTGATCGGCCAGTGCTCCAGCGCGCGGGCGCACAACTCCCGCAGGCCCTCGGTCGCCACCCCGCGGCCGCGGGCCTCGGCCGTGACCCAGTAGCTGACCACCGCGGTGCCACCGTTGCGCAGCGCGGCGAAATTGGCCAGTCGCTGCCCGGAAACCGGGTCCACCGCGACAAAACCGAGTTCGTCGTCGGTGCCGTTGAGCCGGTCGAGCGCTTCGTGGAACTGCTCGGCGGTCAGCGTGGGCGGTTCGGTGGTGAACCGGCGGATGTCCGGGTCGGCGATCTGCCGGACGTACCAGTCGGCGTCGTCGACCGTCCATTCCCGCAGGGTGATTTCGGCAGGCACGAGCGCTCCGGTCGTCTTTTCACTAAGGTGATCAGACGATGACCCTAGTACTGCCAGGGCGGCTTCAAGCCTGTTTTGTGGTGGAAGCGGAAAAATTCGCCTGGTGGGGGGTTGACAATCCAGTGGCGAGTGCGTCTTCGGCCGGGTTGCCCGCCGGGGAACCGGCGAACCTGCGCCTCGCGTTACCGGTGGACGGCGCGGTGGTCCCGGCCGAAGTGCCGGCGATCCTGGTCGAACCGGAACCGGCGATCTCCGCACTGGCCGCGTGGTCGCCGCGCCCCGAGGCCGGAGAATCGGTGCACGCGTGGGCGCGCATCGCCGCCGCGTTCCGCCAAGGGACCACAGTGGACGAACCCGGCCTGCCGACCGCCGGGCACGCGGCACTGGGTCTGGACGGCGCCACCATCTGGTCCGCCCGCGCCGCGGTCGACGCGGCTCGCCGCAGCGTCACCGGTTCCACCGCCGGTGGCATCGCGCTGCGGCCCTACCAGCGCGCCGGGGTCGCGTGGCTGCAGGCCGCCGACGGCGGCGGGGTGCTCGCCGACGAAATGGGCCTCGGCAAAACGGTGCAGGCCATCGCACTGCTCGCCGCGCGCAGCGCCGGGCCGCACCTGGTCGTCTGCCCGACCTCGCTGCTGGGCAACTGGGCCCGTGAACTCGCGCGATTCGCTCCCGAACTCACCTCGGTGACGCTGACCAGCTACGGCAAACTCCGCGCCGACGCCGACAAGTTCGCCGCGACCGCGTGGGACGTGGTGGTGCTCGACGAGGCGCAGCAGATCAAGAACCCCGATTCGCAGACCGCGCGGGCCGCGCGCACGCTCGAAGCCCGGCTGCGCGTGGCGATGACCGGCACCCCGGTGGAAAACCGGCTCGACGAACTGTGGTCGCTGCTCGCGTTCACCAATCCCGGCCTGCTCGGCAGCCGCGCGCGGTTCCGCCGCCGGTTCGCCACCGCGGTGGAGCAACGCCGCTCCGACGCCGCCGCGGTGCGGCTGCACGAGATCGTCGGACCGCACATCCTGCGCCGCCGCAAGCGCGAGGTCGCGCCCGAACTGCCACCCAAGCTGGAAGTCACCGTGGTCTGCCGGATGACCGGCGAGCAGGAGCGGCTCTACCGCGCCGCGATGGACGACGCCTTCCGCGACGGATTCGGCTCCGGCATCGAGCGCCGCGGCCGGATCCTCGCCCTGCTCACCCGGCTCAAGCAGCTGTGCAATCACCCGGGACCCCGGGCCGAACGGCTCGAGGGCCGCTCGGGCAAGCTCGACCGCGTCACCGAGATGCTCGCCGAAATCGTCGACAACGGCGAGCGCGCGCTGGTGTTCACCCAATACCGCGAAACCGGGGAAATGCTCGCCGGGCACCTCGGCGCGCCGTTCCTGCACGGCGGACTGTCCATCGCCGCCCGCGAACGGCTGATCAGCCAGTTCCAGGAGGACGACCACGCACCGCCGGTGCTGATCCTGAGCCTGCGCGCCGCCGGGTTCGGCCTCAACCTCACCCGCGCCACGCACGTGATCCACTTCGACCGGTGGTGGAACCCGGCGGTCGAGGACCAGGCCAGCGACCGCGCGCACCGCATCGGCCAGACCCGGACGGTCACCGTGCACACCCTGCTCACCGAACGCACGCTGGAGGAAACGATCGCCGAACTGCACGCCGGGAAACGCGACCTGGCCGGAATCGCCACCGGGGAAACACGCACCATCGAGAACGACCTGGCCAAGCTCTCCGACGAACGGCTGCGCGAGGTGCTCGAACCGGGAGGGCGGCGATGAGCGGCGAGTTCGGCACCACCGTCTGGGGCCGCGACTGGGTGCGCCTGGCCGAACCGACCTCGGTCACCCGCCCGGACTCGCGCCTGCCCAAGGCCCGCTCGCTGGCACGCCGCGAGCAGGTCCACGACGTCGAACTGGCGCCCGGCGTGGTCACCGCCTCCGTCGACGGGCACCGGGTGCGGATCAGCGTGCCGCAGTGGGACCACGCCACCCTCGACCTGGCCCGCGACAAGGGCCGCGGCGACGACCTCCCCGACTCCGTGCACGCCGAGCTGCCCGGCATGACCGACGTCAGCGCGGACTGTGATTGCAAGCAGCGCAAGAACCCCTGCCTGCACGCACTGGCCACGTTCTACGAGGTGTCGCGCCGCCTGGACGAACGCCCGCGCCTGGCCGTGCTCCTGCGCGGCCTCACCCGGACCCCGGCGGCCACCGCCACCCGCATCCCGCTCGGCCTGCTCGACCCCGCCACCTTCTACGGCGACTGAGGCGGAAAACCTCGCGCCCTCCGCTCCCGGTCTCTGCCAGGATCGGCGCGGTGCGCATCCTGTTCACCTTCGCCGGGGGCACCGGCCACTTCAACCCGCTCGTGCCGATCGCCCGTGCCGCCGAAGCCGCCGGGCACCAGGTGGCGTTCGCGGGCCAGGCGGTGATGGTCGACACCGTGCGGGCCGCGGGGTTCACCGCATACGACACCGGCGGTGACACCTTCGGCGCCCGCGAGCGCATGCCGCTCCTCGCGATCGACCTCGACCGCGAAGAACTGGCGCTGCGCGAGGGGTACGCCAGGAAGGTCGCGGGGGAGCGCTGCCCGCGCGTCATCGAGGTGTGCCGGGAGTTCCCGGCCGACCTGGTGGTGTGCGACGAGGCCGACTTCGGCGCGGTCGTCGCCGCCGAGAGCCTCGGACTGCCCCACGCCACGGTGCTGGTGATCGCCGCCGGTTCGCTCATCCGGCCCGGCCTGGTCGGCGAACCGCTCAACGAGCTGCGGGCCCGCCACGGACTGGCCCCCGATCCGGACACGGCCATGCTGGGCAGGCACCTCGTGCTCTCCCCGTTCCCGCCCAGCTACCGCAACCCGGACTTCCCGCTGCCGCCCACCGCGCACTCGCTCACGCTCGACCCCGTCGTGCCGGACCTCGCCCCGCCCGACTGGCTGCGCACCGACGCGCCCACGGTCTACTTCACCCTCGGGACCGTGTTCAACACCGAGTCCGGCGACCTGTTCCACCGCGTGCTCGCCGGGCTCCGCGAGCTGCCGGTGAACGTGGTGATGACCGTCGGCCCGCACATCGACCCCGCCGAGTTCGGCCCGCAGCCGGACTCCGTGCGCATCGAGCAGTACGTGCCACAGGCGAGCCTGCTGCCCTGGTGCGCCGCGGTGATCTCGCACGGCGGCTCGGGCAGCGTGCTCGGCGCGCTCGCGCACGGCCTGCCGATGGTGCTGCTGCCGATGGGCGCCGACCAGCCGCACAACGCCGAACGCTGCGCCGGGCTCGGCGTGGCCAAGGTGCTCGACGTGCTGGACGCGACCCCGGCCGAAATCGGCGCCGCGACGCAGGAAGTGTTACAGGACAGCGGTTACCGCGAGGCCGCCGCCCGGATGCGCGACGAGATCGCCACCCTGCCGGACGCCGGCCACGCGGTCCGCCTGCTCGAAGACCTCGTGCGGGCTCAGTAATAGCCCTCGACGGGTACGCGGGCCTCGTCGTAGAGCGCCGGGCCTTCCAGCGGCACGGCCGGGAAACCGCCACCCGGCTTGAGGCCGAGCAGCTGGTCGGTCGACAACGCGAACACCACCCGGCCCAGCCCGGACCGTTCGAGCGCGCCGGTGCACATGCCGCACGGCTGGCAGCTGGTGTACATCGTGGTCGCCGCCGCGGTTTCCGCGTCGAGGTTCCGCGCCGCCCAGCGGGCGAGCTTCAGCTCCGGGTGGGCGGTGATGTCGTCGTCGGTGAGCGAGGTGTTGTGGTCCTCGGCGAGCACGGTGCCGTCCGGCCCGGCCAGCAGCGAACCGAACGGCGGGTTCCCGCCCGCGCGGGCCTTGGCGGCCAGCGCGATCGCCTGGCGCAGGAGGTTCTCGTCGATCATCGGGTCAGCTCCCAGTTGTCGGCCACCGCCGAAAGCGCGTGCCAGGCGGTCTGCGGGTGGCGGGTTTCCTCCGGATCACCGCCGAAGGGGTCGAGCACCACGGTCTCGGCTCCGAGCCCCCGCAGGTCTTCGAGATCGGCGACGATCTGCTCGATCGTGCCCTCACCGGCCAGCCGGTCCGGCCGGGTGACCGGCGCTTCGGTCAGGCGCAGGATGATGCGCGGCGCGAAGCCGGGCACCGGGCGGCCTTCCGCCTCGGCGGCGGCACGCAGCCTGTCCAGCCCTTCGCGCAGCCACGGCACCGTGTTGCGCAGCGGGTGCCACGCGTCGCCGAGCCGGGCCGCCCGCCGGATGCCGGCGTCGCTGTTGCCGCCGATCCAGAACGGAATCTGCTCGGTGCGGTAGTCGTCCTTGTTCTCCCAGGCGGCGCGCATCGCCAGCAGGTATTCGTCGGTCAGCTTCCCGCGCCGCTCGTAGCGCACGCTCAGCGCCTCGAACTCCTGTCGCGCCCAGCCGACGGCCATGCCCAGGACCAGGCGCCCGCCGGTGAACTCGTTGAGATTGGCCGCCATCCGCGCGGTCAGCAGCGGATGCCGGTACGGCGCCAGCAGCACCGTGGTGCCCAGCCGCAACCCGGTCTGCCCGGCCAGCCACGACAACGTGGTGAACGGTTCGTAGAACGGCGGCGGGTACTGCTCGGCCACGTCGGGCGTGATCACCACGTGGTCGGAGAGCATCAGCAGGTCGTAACCGAGGCCCTCGACCACCTGCGCCCAGCCGCGGAGCCTGCCCGGGTCGGTACCCGGGCCGAAATTGGGAACATTCACACCGATTCGCACAGCTCAAAGGCTAGGAGCGCGGACCCCCGGCGGGGAAGGGACACTTCCCGGTACATCGGGGCACCGGCCGTGGATCTGCCGGTATCTTCGGCCGATGACCGAGAATCTCGACGCGACCGATTGGGCCATCCTGGTCGAGGTCCAGCGCGACGGCCGCATCCCGCTGACCGAGCTGGGCAAGCGGGTCAGCCTCAGCGCCTCGGCCACCACCGAACGGGTCAAGCGCCTCGAAGCGGCGGGCGTGATCACCGGCTACCGCGCCACCGTCGACCTCGGCAAGGCCGGTTACCCGGTGCTGGCGGTGGTGCGGCTGAAGTACCCGGGCAGCAGGCACGGACCGCTGCACAAGCTGCTCGACGAGCGCCTGGAGATCCTCGAATGCCTGCGCACCACCGGCGACGACTGCTACACGCTCAAGGTCGCGGCCGGTTCGATGGCGCACCTGGAACGGCTGATCGACGACCTCGCGCAGTTCGGCAGCACCACCACGAACGTGGTCTACAGCCAGACCCTGCCCTATCGCGGTCCCCAGGAGCCGCCCGCCGCCGATCCGGGCTGAAGGCGTTCGTGTAGGCAATGAGACCAAAGCCGAGGAGGATCCCCGTGAAGCAGTACCTGCTCAACATCCTGCAGCCCGCCGGCGACCCGCCCCCGCCCGCGGTGCTGGAACCGATCATGCGTGAGCTGAACAAGGTCAACGAAGAGATGCGGGCCGCCGGGGCGTGGGTGTTCGCCGGTGGGCTGCACGATCCGGCGGCCTCGTCGGTGGTCCGGGCCGAGGACGGCCAGGTGGTCGTCACCGACGGCCCCTACGTCGATGGCGAGGAGTTCGTCGGCGGCTTCACCGTGATCCGGGCCGCCGGTCTGGACGAGGCGCTGGCCTGGGCCGGGAAGGTGACCCGGGCTCTCGGCCTGCCGATCGAGGTCCGCGCGTTCTACGACGTTGGCTGACACAGCCTGACACAGCTTGAGCCAGGCGAAGCCGTGCGCCGCTCAGCGGAGCAGCCCGGCCTCGTGCAGGTGGTCGAAGACCAGGCGGCCGACGGGGGAGAGGTGGTCGCGGTCGGCGTAGGTGAGCCAGCCGATCTCCTCGATCTCCTGGCTGGCGCGCAGTGTGCCCTCGTAATCGGCGGTGTAGCAGGTCATCCGCACCTCGACCCCGTCGGCTTTGCCGTGTGCCTGGGCGCTGAACGTGCCGACCTCGGCGACGGTGCCGGGCACGATGGTGACCGTCAGCTCCTCCTCGATCTCGCGGGTGAGGGTCTGCAGATCGCTCTCGCCGGGATCGCGCTTGCCGCCGGGCAGGTAGTAGGTGTCCTTGCCGCGCGAGCGGGCACCCAGGATCTTGCCGTCACGCAGGTGGATCCACGCGATCTTGTCGATGGTCATCGAGTTCCAGCCTTGTCTTCGGGATATCGCCGTGCGGGCTCGCCGAGCGGGCGGTACGCCGCGAAACGGTAGTTCACGGCGTACCGGAGCCGAACAGGCTGGTCCGGGCGCGCGAGCGCGGGTCGTCGACGAGGGTGCCGGAGTGCAGGATCCCGTTCATCGCGCGGTCACGCCAGGACGCGGTCGAGTCGTACAGGGCGGCGTCGGTGTCGACCTCGGAGATCAGCACGCCCGCGCGGTTGCGGGGAAGCCGCCCGGTGATGATGCCGTCGGCGCGCACGAAGAAGGCACCCCAGGCGCTCTGCGGCGCCGACGAGTTCGGGCAGCTGATCCAGACGTGGTTGGCCGCGGCCGCGGCGATCATCGTCGGCGGCATGGTCGCGGCGGGATAGGGCCGGTGCGGCAACTCGGCGGCCGGGATGTTGCCCGCGTGGTAGGAGTGGAAGACCAGCTCGACGTCTTCGCGCCGGTATTCGCGGTACAGCTCGGGATAGCGGAATTCGTAGCAGATCAGCGCGCCACACCGGACGCCGTCGATGGTGAACACGCTCGGGTGGTCGCCGGGTGAGTAGTGCTCGAGGTCGACCGAGCCGCAGAACCGCTTGTCGTAGCGATCGACCAGCTCTCCCGCGTCGTCGATCACATACAAGCTGTTGTGCGGTTTGTGGTCGCCCGTCAGCCGGTGGCCGGAGCCCAGCACCACCCACATCCGCAGCTCGCGGGCCAGCTCCATGACCCCGCGGACGGAGTCCTCCAACGCGTCCCAGTCGGCTCCGGCGTGGCTGGGGAAATCGGCGACGGCGTACCCGGACAACGCGCACTCCGGGAAGTGCGCGACCCGCGCACCCCGCTCGCGCGCGGTGCGCACCTGCCGCCGCACGTACCGCCTGTTACGGGCGATGTCCGCACTCACCGGGAACTGGCAGGTCGCCACCGTCAACTTCGCCATGTCTGGTCTTCCTGGAGGAGTTGGGCGCCGATCGTCGCGTGGATGACCTCGGGCGACATAGCCATCAGGTGTCCCGCCCAGGCGTCGCGGACGAAACGTTCGAAGGGCGAAGGGCGCACGTAACCGTTCCCTCCCGCGGTTTCGAGGCCGAGGGCGGAGATCTCCCGGGCGGCCCCGTTGGCCAACACCTTCGCCACCATCGAGGATTCGAAGAACGCCGGGTCCAGCAAGTCCGCGTGCAGCGTCATCTTCTGCGCGTAGGCCCGGGCTGCCTCCAGCCGGACGTGCGCCTCGGCGATCTTCACCTGCACGGTTTCCTTGTCCGCCAGCGGAATCCCGTGTGGCGGCAGGGTGCGACGACGGGCGAAGGCGATGGTTTCGGCCAGTGCGGCATCGGCCAGGCCGAGTGACAGGAACGCCAAGCCCGCCGCGATGTGGTTGGGGCGCGGCCGGTCCGCGGGCGGGCACCGGTGTTCGCGGCGCAGCAGGGTGCCCTTGAACTCCAGTTGCTGGCTGCGACTGGCACGCAGGCCCATCGAATCCCACATCGGATTCAGCGCGATCGTGTCGTCACGCGGTACGCCGAAGAAGGCGGGTTCACCGTCGACGAGCACGTTGACCAGGAAGTGGTCGGCGATCTCGCAGCCGGACGCGAACCGCTTGGCGCCGGAGAACAGGAAGCCGCCCTCGACCGGCTCCGCGGCCTGGGACGGGAACAGGAACCGGTTGCCGCCGGTCGGTTCTGACAGCGCGTTGGCAAACCGCCGCCCGGCGATCAGCTCGTCGGCGTAGTAGCGCGCCATGTCCGGCGCCGACAACTGCGCCAGCCCGACCGCCGCGCCGATGTGCATCACCCAGATGCACGCCGTGGCCGGGCACGCGCCACTCAGAACGCGCACGATCTCGCCGTAACTCCGATAGCTGAGGTCCCGCCCGCCGAGTTCGCCCGGCAGCAAAGCCGCGTCCAGCCCGGCGGCGTGCAGCGCCTCCAGGTTCTCGCGCGGCAGCTCGGCGGTGACGTCGCGCTCCGGAGCCGTCCGCGCGAACCCGGCCGCCAGCTCCCGCGCCACGTCGAGCCACCGCTGCTCGTGCGCGGGCGGCGCCAGTGGGAAATCGTTCATGGCGCCCACCTTGCCCGCTACGGCGTCGGCGGGTCCAGCAGGTAGACGGGGCTGCGGTCGCCGGTGTAGTCGGTGCGGTCGTAGCGCATGGCGGTGTCGAGGCTCGCGACCCCGAGCAACGCCTGCACCGCCCGCGGCGGCGCGCCTTGGCGCAGGGCGCGGGTGGCCACGGTCGCGCGCCCGGAGTGCGGGGACAGCCGGACGGTGATCCCGGCTTCGCGCGCGATCCGGGACAGGATGCGGTCGGCGTCGCGCTGGGTGAGGGCCCGGCCGCCGGTGTGCCGCGGCTGGTGCGGATGCGGCGTCGAGGCGAGGATCGGGCCGCTGAGCTTGGCCCGCGGCACGCCCTCACGTTCGGCGCGCACCGCCCAGTAGCGCTCGAAGGTGGCCAGCGTGCCGGGACCGATCGGCACGTGGGCGTCCTGCCCGCCCTTCTTCGTGTAGTGCAGGTTCGTGTGGTTGCCCACGCGCCGGATGTTCTCGATGCGCGCGGTGCACAACCCGGTGACACGCACGGCCAGCGTGAACAGCGCGCGGATCAACGCGGTGTCACGAAGCGCCGTTTCGGTACCCAGACGGGTGGCGCGTTCTTCGATGTACTCCAGGAACGCGTGGTAGTCGGCGTCGTCGTCGAGCACCTGCAGCGGGGAGGTCGCCGGCACCGGCGGCCGGGTCACCGCGACCATCGGATTGCGCTGGGCCCGCTCGTGCCGCAGCAGGTAGGCGTACCAGCTCGACACCGCGTCGATCCGGTGCTTCACCGTGGTGGCACTGGGTTTCCGCAACGTGACCGTGCCGTCGGGAGCACGCCGCTGGGCGGTCATGGTGGCCTTCCACGCGTCCCCGTCGGCACCGTGCGCGTCGAGCGGATCGAGCTGGTTGGCCTGGCACCAGTGCAACCAGTCGTTCAGCTCACGCAGGTAACCGCGCTGGGTGTGCGGCGACTTCCCGCTCAGCCAGGTGACGGTCAGCGCCCGCGGGGTGTAGCGGTCCCGAGGATCCGGCGGCGGCAGCGCGGGCAGCTCCGCGATCGCCCTGATCAACCGCCCGCGCTGCCGCTCGGCCTCCAGCAGCTCCTCACCCACCACGGCGGCCCGCTGCGAAGGCGCCTGCCTGGCCAGGATCCGGGCGGCGGCGGTGGTGGGTTCGAGCTCGGTCACCGGCAAGATCCTATCCGGCCCGGAACAGGTAGTTGTTCGCGTGCGGGCACACCCTTCCGGTGACTTCCCAGCCCTGGCGCCAGGCGTACATGGTGTAGCCGCGGCAGGCGAGCCAGTCCACCACGTCGTCCGGCGAGTAGTCGTAGCGCTCGGTGTGGCGGGCTTCGATCTCGACCAGCAGCGTCGGCAGGTGCGTCTCGATGGTCCGCTGCCCGCCTTCGAGCACGTGCAGTTCCCCGCCTTCGACGTCGATCTTGACGAAGTCGACCCTCGGCAGGTCCGCGGTGAGCCCGTCGAGGGTGTCCACGTCGACGAGCACGTCGACGTGGTGCGAGAACTCGGCGTTGGACCCGAGGCTGTGCGTCTTCCAGGCGAGGAACGACCGGCTGGTGTCCGGTCCGTACT
The genomic region above belongs to Amycolatopsis sp. YIM 10 and contains:
- a CDS encoding VOC family protein, which codes for MTSNTTSETIGKTAAVNGVPAGYTAVTPWIISADTGKLIEFATAAFGAEELFRVADEHGFIGHAEFKIGDAIVMAFDKRPDWPDTPSFLRLYVPDCDATHERALAAGGRSYTRPTTAPFGDRVCRVLDPLGNLWWVHTRVEDVDAAEMERRATDPEWVAAMEYLQSANLADLQR
- a CDS encoding SWIM zinc finger family protein yields the protein MSGEFGTTVWGRDWVRLAEPTSVTRPDSRLPKARSLARREQVHDVELAPGVVTASVDGHRVRISVPQWDHATLDLARDKGRGDDLPDSVHAELPGMTDVSADCDCKQRKNPCLHALATFYEVSRRLDERPRLAVLLRGLTRTPAATATRIPLGLLDPATFYGD
- a CDS encoding GNAT family N-acetyltransferase, with translation MPAEITLREWTVDDADWYVRQIADPDIRRFTTEPPTLTAEQFHEALDRLNGTDDELGFVAVDPVSGQRLANFAALRNGGTAVVSYWVTAEARGRGVATEGLRELCARALEHWPITELRLYTHADNLGSQRVAEKAGFRPLEDMPTVREVYGVKWPVRWFERPR
- a CDS encoding AraC family transcriptional regulator produces the protein MKTGDIPAPADPLGEALHFLRMSGAFYCRSEMSGPWHVAIPAIRDCVWFHVVTTGGCTLEVEGAEPRALRPGDLALVPHGRGHALWTDRGLPAAAIEKLPHDYVSDRYAILRHGGGGEPGGIICGAVRFDHPAAAKLLELLPRLIYVAAADSPHAEWLQSSLRLMIAEAAQPRPGGETVITRLSDILVIQAIRSWMETDPVARTGWLGALQDRQIGRAISLIHRDAARDWTVASLADELAMSRSAFAARFTELVGEPAMHYVTRWRMNVALTSLREEGATVAELAGKLGYQSEAAFSRAFKRVVGVSPGSVRTRGASRTEADLLAF
- a CDS encoding epoxide hydrolase family protein, with translation MTDEAATETRIHPFRIDVPEVALDDLRARLAAAHWPDQLPGAGWTYGVPLERLKELAGYWRTGYDWRRHERALNRFPQFTTTIDGQHVHFFHVRSPEPEAVPLLLTHGWPASGAEFAELIGPLTDPRAHGGDPADAFHVVVPSIPGYGFSGPTTEAGWGVTRIARAWAELMRRLGYHRYGAQGGDWGARVSPELARLDGDRMIGLHLNAFIAFPDDNLDGLTESELAIVDALNNWSGERSGYAQIQGTRPQTLAYGLVDSPTGLLAWDTEWFDAYGDDVGGIEADRILTTVTITWLTGTAGSSARLYREGAANWEQEIAFSPVPTGIAVFPGDATIRRFAEREHKVVHWSEFDRGGHFAALQVPELLTGDIRAFFRRVR
- a CDS encoding NAD(P)H-binding protein, whose translation is MTITVLGATGNTGGKIAELLLAAGESVRAVGRSAEKLAPLKAAGAELAVGDAADPAFLTEAFRGADAVYTLLHTAPEVEDYHAEQDRKGEAIVEAVRRAGVRYVVSLSSVGADRPSGTGFIASLHAQELRLRSLEKTSVLLLRPGSFFENFHAALGLVKQAGINADSVAPEAKVPMIAARDIAEVAAAALRKRDWTGVVVRELLGERDLSYPEATRILGEALGLPDLPYVPMPAAEMAETLRQAGFSATSARLHVEMTAAFSDGTVSATGERTPANTTPTRFEDFVPELAHAYRQL
- a CDS encoding DEAD/DEAH box helicase — its product is MASASSAGLPAGEPANLRLALPVDGAVVPAEVPAILVEPEPAISALAAWSPRPEAGESVHAWARIAAAFRQGTTVDEPGLPTAGHAALGLDGATIWSARAAVDAARRSVTGSTAGGIALRPYQRAGVAWLQAADGGGVLADEMGLGKTVQAIALLAARSAGPHLVVCPTSLLGNWARELARFAPELTSVTLTSYGKLRADADKFAATAWDVVVLDEAQQIKNPDSQTARAARTLEARLRVAMTGTPVENRLDELWSLLAFTNPGLLGSRARFRRRFATAVEQRRSDAAAVRLHEIVGPHILRRRKREVAPELPPKLEVTVVCRMTGEQERLYRAAMDDAFRDGFGSGIERRGRILALLTRLKQLCNHPGPRAERLEGRSGKLDRVTEMLAEIVDNGERALVFTQYRETGEMLAGHLGAPFLHGGLSIAARERLISQFQEDDHAPPVLILSLRAAGFGLNLTRATHVIHFDRWWNPAVEDQASDRAHRIGQTRTVTVHTLLTERTLEETIAELHAGKRDLAGIATGETRTIENDLAKLSDERLREVLEPGGRR